One genomic segment of Pristiophorus japonicus isolate sPriJap1 chromosome 8, sPriJap1.hap1, whole genome shotgun sequence includes these proteins:
- the lhx9 gene encoding LIM/homeobox protein Lhx9 isoform X3: protein MLFHGISGGEIQGIMEEMERRSKTDSRLAKGVQMNGRETTMPSINSDKPTLCAGCGGKIADRYYLLAVDKQWHLRCLKCCECKLALESELTCFAKDGSIYCKDDYYRRFSVQRCSRCHLGISASEMVMRARDSVYHLSCFTCTTCNKTLTTGDHFGMKDNLVYCRVHFESLVQGDYHTQLNYTELAAKSGGLGLPYFNGTGTVQKGRPRKRKSPALGVDIPTYNPGCNENDADHLDREQQSYPPTQKTKRMRTSFKHHQLRTMKSYFAINHNPDAKDLKQLAQKTGLTKRVLQVWFQNARAKFRRNLLRQENGGVDKPDGTALPAPPPADRSGAALSPSSTSTTLTDLTNPTMSVVTSVTTNLDVHESGSPSQTTLTNLF from the exons ATGCTTTTCCACGGAATCTCTGGGGGCGAGATACAGGGAATCATGGAGGAAATGGAAAGGAGATCCAAGACGGATTCCCGTCTGGCCAAAGGAGTGCAGATGAACGGAAGGGAAACG ACCATGCCTTCTATTAATTCGGACAAACCCACCTTGTGCGCTGGCTGTGGTGGTAAAATAGCAGACAGATACTACCTGCTGGCTGTCGACAAACAGTGGCACCTACGGTGTCTCAAGTGCTGTGAATGTAAGCTCGCTCTGGAGTCAGAATTAACTTGTTTCGCCAAGGATGGCAGCATTTACTGCAAGGACGATTACTACAG GAGGTTCTCTGTGCAACGCTGTTCCCGCTGCCACCTCGGAATATCCGCCTCTGAAATGGTTATGCGAGCCAGGGACTCAGTTTATCACTTGAGCTGTTTCACGTGTACAACTTGCAACAAAACATTAACCACAGGCGATCACTTTGGCATGAAAGATAATTTGGTTTACTGCAGAGTTCACTTCGAGTCCCTGGTGCAGGGAGACTATCACACGCAACTCAACTACACGGAGCTGGCTGCAAAGAGCGGGGGACTCGGTTTGCCTTATTTCAACGGAACAGGCACCGTTCAGAAAGGACGACCCAGGAAAAGAAAGAGTCCTGCCCTCGGAGTTGATATCCCAACTTACAATCCAG GGTGCAATGAAAACGACGCGGACCACTTGGACAGAGAGCAGCAGTCATACCCACCAACTCAGAAAACCAAGCGCATGCGCACATCCTTCAAACACCACCAGCTTCGCACCATGAAGTCCTACTTCGCCATAAATCACAATCCAGATGCGAAGGATTTAAAGCAACTTGCTCAAAAAACTGGGCTTACCAAAAGAGTTTTGCAG GTTTGGTTTCAAAACGCAAGAGCCAAATTCAGAAGGAACCTTTTGCGACAGGAGAATGGGGGTGTTGATAAACCTGATGGCACAGCACTTCCTGCCCCGCCCCCAGCCGACAGGTCCGGCGCCGCTCTAAGTCCAAGCAGCACTTCGACCACTTTAACAGACTTGACCAATCCCACTATGTCAGTAGTGACGTCTGTGACCACTAACCTGGACGTGCACGAATCCGGGAGTCCGTCACAAACTACCTTAACGAACCTTTTCTAA
- the lhx9 gene encoding LIM/homeobox protein Lhx9 isoform X1, which yields MEVLRARSEEDTCTFRQSAMLFHGISGGEIQGIMEEMERRSKTDSRLAKGVQMNGRETTMPSINSDKPTLCAGCGGKIADRYYLLAVDKQWHLRCLKCCECKLALESELTCFAKDGSIYCKDDYYRRFSVQRCSRCHLGISASEMVMRARDSVYHLSCFTCTTCNKTLTTGDHFGMKDNLVYCRVHFESLVQGDYHTQLNYTELAAKSGGLGLPYFNGTGTVQKGRPRKRKSPALGVDIPTYNPGCNENDADHLDREQQSYPPTQKTKRMRTSFKHHQLRTMKSYFAINHNPDAKDLKQLAQKTGLTKRVLQVWFQNARAKFRRNLLRQENGGVDKPDGTALPAPPPADRSGAALSPSSTSTTLTDLTNPTMSVVTSVTTNLDVHESGSPSQTTLTNLF from the exons ATGGAAGTGCTAAGAGCCAGGTCCGAGGAAGACACGTGTACTTTCCGTCAATCAGCAATGCTTTTCCACGGAATCTCTGGGGGCGAGATACAGGGAATCATGGAGGAAATGGAAAGGAGATCCAAGACGGATTCCCGTCTGGCCAAAGGAGTGCAGATGAACGGAAGGGAAACG ACCATGCCTTCTATTAATTCGGACAAACCCACCTTGTGCGCTGGCTGTGGTGGTAAAATAGCAGACAGATACTACCTGCTGGCTGTCGACAAACAGTGGCACCTACGGTGTCTCAAGTGCTGTGAATGTAAGCTCGCTCTGGAGTCAGAATTAACTTGTTTCGCCAAGGATGGCAGCATTTACTGCAAGGACGATTACTACAG GAGGTTCTCTGTGCAACGCTGTTCCCGCTGCCACCTCGGAATATCCGCCTCTGAAATGGTTATGCGAGCCAGGGACTCAGTTTATCACTTGAGCTGTTTCACGTGTACAACTTGCAACAAAACATTAACCACAGGCGATCACTTTGGCATGAAAGATAATTTGGTTTACTGCAGAGTTCACTTCGAGTCCCTGGTGCAGGGAGACTATCACACGCAACTCAACTACACGGAGCTGGCTGCAAAGAGCGGGGGACTCGGTTTGCCTTATTTCAACGGAACAGGCACCGTTCAGAAAGGACGACCCAGGAAAAGAAAGAGTCCTGCCCTCGGAGTTGATATCCCAACTTACAATCCAG GGTGCAATGAAAACGACGCGGACCACTTGGACAGAGAGCAGCAGTCATACCCACCAACTCAGAAAACCAAGCGCATGCGCACATCCTTCAAACACCACCAGCTTCGCACCATGAAGTCCTACTTCGCCATAAATCACAATCCAGATGCGAAGGATTTAAAGCAACTTGCTCAAAAAACTGGGCTTACCAAAAGAGTTTTGCAG GTTTGGTTTCAAAACGCAAGAGCCAAATTCAGAAGGAACCTTTTGCGACAGGAGAATGGGGGTGTTGATAAACCTGATGGCACAGCACTTCCTGCCCCGCCCCCAGCCGACAGGTCCGGCGCCGCTCTAAGTCCAAGCAGCACTTCGACCACTTTAACAGACTTGACCAATCCCACTATGTCAGTAGTGACGTCTGTGACCACTAACCTGGACGTGCACGAATCCGGGAGTCCGTCACAAACTACCTTAACGAACCTTTTCTAA
- the lhx9 gene encoding LIM/homeobox protein Lhx9 isoform X2 gives MEVLRARSEEDTCTFRQSAMLFHGISGGEIQGIMEEMERRSKTDSRLAKGVQMNGRETTMPSINSDKPTLCAGCGGKIADRYYLLAVDKQWHLRCLKCCECKLALESELTCFAKDGSIYCKDDYYRRFSVQRCSRCHLGISASEMVMRARDSVYHLSCFTCTTCNKTLTTGDHFGMKDNLVYCRVHFESLVQGDYHTQLNYTELAAKSGGLGLPYFNGTGTVQKGRPRKRKSPALGVDIPTYNPGCNENDADHLDREQQSYPPTQKTKRMRTSFKHHQLRTMKSYFAINHNPDAKDLKQLAQKTGLTKRVLQGEQILGHYSHTSRRLKIP, from the exons ATGGAAGTGCTAAGAGCCAGGTCCGAGGAAGACACGTGTACTTTCCGTCAATCAGCAATGCTTTTCCACGGAATCTCTGGGGGCGAGATACAGGGAATCATGGAGGAAATGGAAAGGAGATCCAAGACGGATTCCCGTCTGGCCAAAGGAGTGCAGATGAACGGAAGGGAAACG ACCATGCCTTCTATTAATTCGGACAAACCCACCTTGTGCGCTGGCTGTGGTGGTAAAATAGCAGACAGATACTACCTGCTGGCTGTCGACAAACAGTGGCACCTACGGTGTCTCAAGTGCTGTGAATGTAAGCTCGCTCTGGAGTCAGAATTAACTTGTTTCGCCAAGGATGGCAGCATTTACTGCAAGGACGATTACTACAG GAGGTTCTCTGTGCAACGCTGTTCCCGCTGCCACCTCGGAATATCCGCCTCTGAAATGGTTATGCGAGCCAGGGACTCAGTTTATCACTTGAGCTGTTTCACGTGTACAACTTGCAACAAAACATTAACCACAGGCGATCACTTTGGCATGAAAGATAATTTGGTTTACTGCAGAGTTCACTTCGAGTCCCTGGTGCAGGGAGACTATCACACGCAACTCAACTACACGGAGCTGGCTGCAAAGAGCGGGGGACTCGGTTTGCCTTATTTCAACGGAACAGGCACCGTTCAGAAAGGACGACCCAGGAAAAGAAAGAGTCCTGCCCTCGGAGTTGATATCCCAACTTACAATCCAG GGTGCAATGAAAACGACGCGGACCACTTGGACAGAGAGCAGCAGTCATACCCACCAACTCAGAAAACCAAGCGCATGCGCACATCCTTCAAACACCACCAGCTTCGCACCATGAAGTCCTACTTCGCCATAAATCACAATCCAGATGCGAAGGATTTAAAGCAACTTGCTCAAAAAACTGGGCTTACCAAAAGAGTTTTGCAG GGAGAACAAATCTTGGGGCATTACAGCCACACTTCCCGACGTTTGAAAATTCCCTAG